GATAGGATTGTACATCTTCTACATTGATTTCGCGTAAAGGTTTGTCTGAAAAGCGGTCACGGATATTTTCTAAGGTCTTTTTTCGGACTGAAAAAGTACTTTCTTCTACATCTGTTTTGTATGCCGGGATATAGACCTTATCCATGAATTCACCATAGGTTAGATGGTAGTTTGCATATTTTTGGACTTGATGATATTCTCTCTTTATTCTAATCAATTCTTTGTAGGCTGCGTGAGCAGACGTGAACTTTTTTCCAGATTGGTCCGTTCTGCCTTTTTTGCGCAGTCTTTTTCCTGTTATACGATCGGTGCCTAGCTCTGTTTCATAGTAAAACTGATTTTCTTTATCTACATAAACTCCTGCATATTTCGTTTTAGCCATTGCTGTTTTCCTCCGACTCTAGTTCACAACCTAGAATGGATTCAACAACTTCTTTTGGCACGCGACCAACGCGCTTGTTCATATAGAATGGATATCCTCGTTGTACCATGATTTCTTTTGATTGTCTAATGATATTTTGTGCCGTATGTTTTGGATATCCCTGTTCCATTAGTTCATTTTTATCAATGAACGCTGCCATCAATTTCACCTCACTTAGTAAGAATCCTCATTTTCCAATTCCAATATTTTTTGTTCGATAAAGGTCTGATCTGTTTCCGTGAATTTTTCTTTTCCTGTGGCTAGTAGTTCTCTCAAATAGACCTCTGCTTGTTCTGGGCCATAGGCTTGCAGAAAAGCTTCATAAATCATGGCGAGCGATTTCGAAGTGGCATTTTCTAACCATGCTTTCTTCTTGGAAAAGGTTGGCTTTTCACGAATTACACGTAAGGGGATTTTGGGAATACCCCCCACAAATTTATCCCACCATTTCATGTTCGACCAACGAGCTTTGTTGTGATAATTGACGGGTCCTTTGGGTTTGGTCTTGAAGCTGTAATGGGAAGCAAAAATGCCACGGATTACCGTGTTTAGTGGCGTTCCCTTTGCAATCTTTTCTACGGCTTGCCGAGCCTTATGATCGGTTAATTCCAATTCCCAGCGGACCCATTCGTTGACTTGGGCGATTTCACCCGTTTTATCGCGGATTTCTTGCTTTTTATCATAAATCCGCAGTAGTTGAGGTTGAGCGCCAATATAGAGGGTATGACCAGTCAGAACACCTTTCTGTAATTGCCCGCTGTTCACTTCTCGAAAGTAGCGAATTTGAGAGCTAAGTTGGCCATTCTTCACGTATTTTTGAAGCATAGCCACAGGAGGAGAGGAGCCATCAAATAAATCCATTGCCAAGTCGACACGAGTAACGGTTCCTTTGGCTTTTAGAATGGTGACTAAGAACTTCTGCCAATGCCAACCTTCCACACTAGACATATATTCTTCATATTGGCGACAACCTTGACCAGATAAGTTTACTAACAGATTGTTGTGGTGGTCACTTTGGTGAATGATAATATCTGCAAAGGAATAGTGAGAATCATAAGTGGGAAAAGGACTCCCTTTCTTTTCCGAAGTGAAGTCTGAAAGGGAAATTCCCAATAGGTCCGCAACTTTTTCCATTGAAGCATCCGGTAATGAAAAGCGTAGAAAATCAATCAGACATTCATTACTTTGCCGGAGTATTTGGTTCATTCACTTCTCCTAGTTGATAGGAATCGGCGCTGATTTTCAACGCTGCAAATTGCCACGTATCAATCATCGGCTGACCTTCTCCCACAAATGACTTTTTCTGAATTTTTCGGGGATAGATATTTAAGCCATTAAAGCGAATGGGAATTAATTCGCCGTCCTCATAGTTATCTAAAATTGGTAATTCTTCTTGATGCTCAACCACAATCGTTATCGGGGAGCCCAGTTCTGTTCCGCCGTTATTTAGAACCAGTTCGACAAAAGCCCGATCATAGACTTTGAAGGTGAGTGTCATTAACCCGGTTTCCACACGTTCGCCAACGTGGTTTTGTTCACGTTCCATCCGCATTTGAATATCGCTTTTGGCTACAACAAAACGTTGAGGGAGTTTGAATTGTTTGAGGTCGAAACGTAGACTAGCCAGATTGATTGTTTCTGAATCATTGAGTGAGATACTAGTTTCTTTTTGAATCATTAATTTTTTTGACATGTGTATTTCTCCTTTGGTTTTAATTTAGTTTTTTATTTCAGTTGGTTGAAACAAAATAGAGTAGGGGCGCGAATTAAGCACACGTTTTTTCCATCCTTTCACTAATAAGAACAATTTGAATTGTCACAATGTCCCTAAAATGTGGAAATTCTCATAATTTTCTTTGTGGGTGATTACCCTTCTATTACTACTACAATCCGAGTAGAGGAATTTTTCGAAACCACAGGTAATTAATTTAACTTGTAAGAGATTCTTAAACTATTTGAATCTCAATCAACTCATTTCGGAAAAGTTTCATTTTTGAGAAAACACAAAAAAGACGTGTAAACGAACTCGGCTCTTCCGCTGAAAGCCGGTTCGTTCACACGTCTTTTGGTTTACTATTTAGTTAATTTTGACAAAAAACAAATCTTTAAAGAGTGCTCGTGAAGCCTTTCGTAGCAACCCTCAAAGGGATTTTCAATGAGTTTGGTACCCCCGTGTTACTAACGCGATAGTATTTTGTCTAAAGAAGTGACTAAATGATAACAATTTTTGTATATTTAAGGTACTCAATTGTTCAGTTGTTCTATTCTAATCTGAAGTTATTTTAACTATAATTGAGTTAAGCACTGTGGACTAGTATGATATCCACCAGAATTTACTGGATTACTGTTTTGTTTAGACTCTGGCCGTCTAATGGGTAATAAGTTTGTTAGTGTATGATATACGTTCATGATGCTTGAGTGATCACAAGGTTACACAGGAAAAGAGTAAGTGAAACATAGTGTAATTTTAAGCAAAGAGGAGTGCAGATCGATGATATATTTTGGAATTGATGTCACAAAGTATAAACACAGATTGGTTGCAATTGATACTGAAGGAACGATTTTCATTCGTCACCTTCAGATTAAAAATAATTGTGATGTTTTTACAAAGCATCAGATGACACTAGCTAATCTACAAAAAACGATAGGGAAGAGTTACAGATTGCATTAGGAGGTTACTCTGTTCGGTAGCTTAGAAAGAGCCCGTGCATCTGGCCCCATTGTTCATCGGTAAGTTCGTATCGTCGAGTTGGTGTTATCGAAACTTTCATTCCATTTTTTTCAGAGAATATCATATTTTGATAGAGTTTTCAGCCGTATCCTAAAGAAAATCATGCAAAATTTAAAAGAAAAAATAGTATCGAAAGAAACACCTATCCTAGGATTATGGAAATAATAAGTATGAAATTCTGAATAAATTTAACTATCGAAATTTGGTGGTACGCTTATCTTTCCTGATAATTTCAACAATAACTTATCACAATTGATTACGGCAAAAGAAGCAAGTCAAACATTAGTGAAAAATAATGAGTATTTTATTAATATTTATAAAAGGCTTTCTTACAGGTTGAAATGAATAGATTACGTCTATACAAGCAAAATATAATTCATAACTAAAAAATCATTAGAAATGTTTCAAGAGAAAAAGAGGGTTAACTAAATGCGTTTTATTTAGAACTAGAAGGAAGCTAGAATTGATGTACAGGTTTATGATATAATGAAGAAAATTTGAAAGGATGGATAAAATGAAAGTTAAAAGAGTTCAGTGTTTCAGTGCGGTTCTTTTAATATCACTTATGTCAGGTAATTTATTTTCTTCACAAGTTTTTGCTTCAGAAACGGCAACTTCAGAAACGGCAACTTCAGAAACGGCAACTTCAGAAACGGCAACTTCAGAAACGGCAACTTCAGAAACGGCAACTTCAGAAACGGCAACTTCAGAAACGGCAACTTCAGAAACGGCAACTTCAGAAACGGCAACTTTAGAAACGGCAACTTCAGAAACGGCAACTTCAGAAGCAGCAACTTCTAATGAAATAAGTCAGAAGTCGTATGCTGAAAAAAAATATGAGAATGTTCAGATGAATTCAGAACCTACTAATGATAGCAATATCAATAAAGATACGGATAATGATGGGAAATTAACATACTTCAAAGAGGTTAATGGATATGTTCCTAAAATTGATGAGATTATCGAAAAAAATGTTCCAAGAGGTAATGGTGAATGTATAGGTGATAAAATAACGAAGTCTTATACTGATGAAGTTGATTTAAATGCAAAAAGTGTTATGGATACTAACTTAGATGATTATTCTAACAATGGATATCTTGAAAAAGTCAAAAATCCTAACAACCACTCTAGTACTGATAGCTCTAATACTGATGAAGATTTGTATGGACCAGGTAATTTAGAAGTTCAGCATTGGCAAAACGGTCCTAACGACGCTACTAAAACTCAAAATTGGAGAGTTGTATTTGCAACAGACTATGCAATTAATAATGCTGTATTAACTGTAACTTTGCCATATGATAATGTCTCAGTGACAAATGTAACGGACTGGGTTATTAATCGATACTATCCGGCTGTAACAAATAATAACAATATATATACTAATTACTTAGTTCCACTAGACATTTCTTTTAATGGTAATGTTGCTACAATTAATTTTGGAAATATAGTAGGTTACAGTGCTTTTGGTATGATTTTTAGTAAAACATTTGATGTTCCGCAGGATTTTAGTAAAGACTTAAAAGTAACATCGGCAAGAGTAATAGGAACTTGGAAGTCAGATGAATTGAATGCTGATTCAAAATATATAAAATCTTCTAAAACAGAACCTTCAATAATTTGGCAAAACGAAGTATGTCCTATTCCAATTGATCCGGAAACACCGGAAACACCGGAAACACCGGAAATACCGGAAATACCGGAAACACCGGAAACACCGGAAATACCGGAAACACCGGAAACACCGGAAATACCGGAAACACCGGAAACACCAAGTAAAATGAACGTAGCAGAAAATCAAACTAGAATAACCTCATTAAGTAATAAAGTGAACAATAATTTAATAGAAAAAAATACTGTAAAAGCTACTAAATCTCATAATGGTGATACTCTTCCTAAGACAGGAGAAAGTAAGTCAACTATTTTTAGTGTTATTGGAGGGATTATTTTATTAGGTTTTGGTTCAGTAACCATTTTACGAAAAAAATATAGTTTAAAATAACTGCTGATTAGATTGTTCTACACACAATGTTTCAAAAAAAGTTATATAAATTTAAATAGCCTCAAAAGTTAAATTTACAGTTCAACTTTTGAGGCTATTTAGGGTGTGTCTAGAAACTTATTGTTGAGTCAATTTAAAAATAGCTTCCGCATAAACAAAAGACAAAAGTGATTTTGCCAACTTATCATATCGTGTAGCGATACGACGAAAATGTTTGATCTTGTTGTAAAAACATTCTACAAGGTGACGTTCCTTTTAAAGATTCCAATCGATATCCCAAGGTTCCTTAGGGTTCTCTTTAGGTGAATACCCTTCGTGGCGTATGCTTTGTCGACTAGAATGTTGATCCTCGAAAGATCAAAGTTTTTCAATAGCTTGATTGCTGAAACTGCATCATGAGTTTGTCCTTCAGTTAAAAGAAAGACAAGAGGGTTTTCTAGTCCATCCACCAAATTATGGATTTTGGTTGTTTTGCCACCGTGGTAATATCTATGCGTTGTTTTACTCCGCTTAGTACGGCGTTTTTTAGCACCGGCACTATGTTGATGCGCTTTTATTTAAGATGAATCGATACTAATGTTTTAAAATCCTAGCTCGATCTGAAGAACTTGAAAGATAGTCAATAGTACTCCGCTGTCACGCCAATTACAAAAGTGAGTATAGATCGTTTTTCAAGAACCCTAGCGCTCCTTCGGCACTGTACCACTCAGAGCGATTCAAAGAAGTACATTGAAGGCTGTGTGGTTATCTAACTTAGGAGGTTACCCTGTTCGGTAACTTAGAAAGAGCCTGTGCATCTGGTCCCATTGTTCATCGGTAAGTTCGTATTATCGAGTTGGTGTTATCGAGACTTTCACTCCATTTGTTTTTTAGAGGATATAATATTTTGATAGAGTTTTCAGCCACATCCTAATTAATATTCAAGTGGTTATGTGAATGTTTTTGTGTAATAAAAAATGTGTCAAAGGCTAAAATATGTTTTTTAGCTTGATTTTTTTGACAGGAACCTCCACCAAAGAAAGCCTAAATTAAAAATCCCGTCAGAGTTCTCTGGCGGGATTTTGGCGGGGAACCTAATCAAAATAGATCTTTTTTATCCATTCTAAGTGAACTAAAAAGCTGTTAAATCAACATTTTGCAACCAAGTGAGGTTACTACTTTATTCCCACTCTACAGTTGCAGGTGGCTTAGAGGTAATATCGTACACGATTCGGTTTACGTGGTCTACTTCGTTGACGATACGGACAGAGATTTTTTGTAAGACATCCCAAGGGATACGAGCAAAGTCTGCTGTCATGCCGTCGATTGAAGTAACAGCACGAATACCGACAGTGTAATCATACGTACGGCCATCTCCCATTACGCCAACTGAGCGAATACCAGGTAAGACAGTGAAGTATTGCCAAATGTCACGGTCAAGGCCGGCTGCGGCGATTTCTTCTCGTAAGATAGCATCTGATTCCCGCACGACTTCTAATTTTTCTTCGGTTAATTCACCTAAGACACGAATGCCAAGACCAGGGCCTGGGAATGGTTGACGCCAAACGATAGCGTCAGGCATGCCAAGCTGTGTTCCTAATTCCCGCACTTCGTCTTTGAATAACGTGTTTAATGGTTCGATTAATTTAAATTGCATATCTTCTGGTAGACCGCCAACATTGTGGTGAGACTTAATGGTTTGTGCTGTTTCAGTACCAGATTCAATGACGTCAGTGTAAAGAGTACCTTGAGCTAAAAATGAGATACCTTCTTCACCGGCAAGTTTTGTTGCTTCGTCATCAAAGACATAGACGAATTCGTTACCGATAATTTTACGTTTTTGTTCAGGGTCAGAAACACCTTTTAATTTGTCTAAGAAACGGTCGCGAGCATCAACTTTAATGATGTTTAAGCCAAATTTACCGCCAAGGCTTTCCATTACTTGTTTGCCTTCATCTTTACGTAAAAGACCGTGGTCAACGAAGATACACGTTAGTTGGTCCCCAATGGCTTTTTGTAATAAGACGCCAACAACAGAAGAGTCAACGCCGCCGGATAATCCAAGTAATACTTTTTTATCACCGACAGTTTCACGGATCTGCGCAATTTGCATTTCGATGAAGTTATCCATTGACCAGTCGCCTTTACATTGGCAGACATCCATTGCAAAGTGACGCAATAATTCATTGCCGTATTCAGAGTGACGAACTTCAGCATGGAATTGGATACCGTAAATTTTGTCTTCTTTATTTTGGATAGAAGCGATTGGGCAATCTTTACTTGTTGCTACAACTTCAAAACCTGCTGGTGTTTGTGTTACCAAATCACCGTGGCTCATCCAAACGTTTTGTTTTTTAGGTGTACCGACAAAAAGTTCTGCGTCATCGGCAGTTACTTCTAGTTCGGCTTTACCGTATTCTTTGTTTAACGCGGGCTCAACCTTACCACTTAATTTATAAGTGATTAGCTGCATGCCGTAACAAATACCTAGAACTGGGATTCCCAATTTCAAAATCTCTTCATCAATGCCAAAGGCGCCTTCATCATAAACGCTGTTTGGTCCGCCGGAAAGAATAATTCCCTTTGGATTAATGGCTTTGACTTCTTCTGCGGTGATTTTGTGGCTCATCAATTCAGAAAAGACACCAAATTCACGAATGCGGCGTGTAATCAATTGGTTGTACTGGCTACCATAGTCCAAAACGATAATCTTTTCGACTGTCGGCAGGTGGTCAACATTTGTCACAGTTAAATCCCTCGATTCTTCAGATTATTTATTGTAAAGAAGTAAGCTTCTTACAAGCAGTTTAACAGGCATGAAAATAAAATCAATATTTTCGCAAATAGATTTCATCAATTAAATGATGGTTTGTTTTATGGAGAATTATATCTGCTCTGCTTCTAGTAGGCAAGATGTACTCTTCTAAATTCTTCAAATTCACATTTTGCCAGACGCTTTCAGCCATTTTAACCGCTTTTTTGCGATCGCCAATGGCAAATTGATAATAATAATTGGTTGGATCTAAAAAGGCGGTATCCAGTAATTGCTCAAAACGTTCCAAATACCATTGTTCAATTAATTCGGGCTTAGCATCGACAAAAAGTGAGAAATCAAAAAAGTCGCTAACGTAAATTTGTTGGTTTTGTGGCAGTTGCAACGTATTAATCCCTTCGACAATTAAAATATCTGGTTGTTCAATCAATTCAAATTCATCGGGGATAATATCGTAAACATTATGGGAATAAACAGGTACTTGAATGGAATTCTTGCCAGATTTTACTTCATTTAAAAACTGGATCAAACGTTCCATGTCGTAACTTTCGGGAAAACCTTTGCGATCCATAATCCCTTTTTGGGCTAATACTTGGTTTGGGTATAAAAAGCCATCGGTTGTAATTAGTTGGACATTACGTCTAG
The DNA window shown above is from Enterococcus montenegrensis and carries:
- a CDS encoding DUF3173 domain-containing protein — protein: MAAFIDKNELMEQGYPKHTAQNIIRQSKEIMVQRGYPFYMNKRVGRVPKEVVESILGCELESEENSNG
- a CDS encoding replication initiation factor domain-containing protein, which gives rise to MNQILRQSNECLIDFLRFSLPDASMEKVADLLGISLSDFTSEKKGSPFPTYDSHYSFADIIIHQSDHHNNLLVNLSGQGCRQYEEYMSSVEGWHWQKFLVTILKAKGTVTRVDLAMDLFDGSSPPVAMLQKYVKNGQLSSQIRYFREVNSGQLQKGVLTGHTLYIGAQPQLLRIYDKKQEIRDKTGEIAQVNEWVRWELELTDHKARQAVEKIAKGTPLNTVIRGIFASHYSFKTKPKGPVNYHNKARWSNMKWWDKFVGGIPKIPLRVIREKPTFSKKKAWLENATSKSLAMIYEAFLQAYGPEQAEVYLRELLATGKEKFTETDQTFIEQKILELENEDSY
- a CDS encoding LPXTG cell wall anchor domain-containing protein, with product MKVKRVQCFSAVLLISLMSGNLFSSQVFASETATSETATSETATSETATSETATSETATSETATSETATSETATSETATLETATSETATSEAATSNEISQKSYAEKKYENVQMNSEPTNDSNINKDTDNDGKLTYFKEVNGYVPKIDEIIEKNVPRGNGECIGDKITKSYTDEVDLNAKSVMDTNLDDYSNNGYLEKVKNPNNHSSTDSSNTDEDLYGPGNLEVQHWQNGPNDATKTQNWRVVFATDYAINNAVLTVTLPYDNVSVTNVTDWVINRYYPAVTNNNNIYTNYLVPLDISFNGNVATINFGNIVGYSAFGMIFSKTFDVPQDFSKDLKVTSARVIGTWKSDELNADSKYIKSSKTEPSIIWQNEVCPIPIDPETPETPETPEIPEIPETPETPEIPETPETPEIPETPETPSKMNVAENQTRITSLSNKVNNNLIEKNTVKATKSHNGDTLPKTGESKSTIFSVIGGIILLGFGSVTILRKKYSLK
- a CDS encoding transposase yields the protein MKAHQHSAGAKKRRTKRSKTTHRYYHGGKTTKIHNLVDGLENPLVFLLTEGQTHDAVSAIKLLKNFDLSRINILVDKAYATKGIHLKRTLRNLGISIGIFKRNVTL
- the guaA gene encoding glutamine-hydrolyzing GMP synthase yields the protein MTNVDHLPTVEKIIVLDYGSQYNQLITRRIREFGVFSELMSHKITAEEVKAINPKGIILSGGPNSVYDEGAFGIDEEILKLGIPVLGICYGMQLITYKLSGKVEPALNKEYGKAELEVTADDAELFVGTPKKQNVWMSHGDLVTQTPAGFEVVATSKDCPIASIQNKEDKIYGIQFHAEVRHSEYGNELLRHFAMDVCQCKGDWSMDNFIEMQIAQIRETVGDKKVLLGLSGGVDSSVVGVLLQKAIGDQLTCIFVDHGLLRKDEGKQVMESLGGKFGLNIIKVDARDRFLDKLKGVSDPEQKRKIIGNEFVYVFDDEATKLAGEEGISFLAQGTLYTDVIESGTETAQTIKSHHNVGGLPEDMQFKLIEPLNTLFKDEVRELGTQLGMPDAIVWRQPFPGPGLGIRVLGELTEEKLEVVRESDAILREEIAAAGLDRDIWQYFTVLPGIRSVGVMGDGRTYDYTVGIRAVTSIDGMTADFARIPWDVLQKISVRIVNEVDHVNRIVYDITSKPPATVEWE
- the coaA gene encoding type I pantothenate kinase → MEEKMNYYKISRQEWQGFYNSNNMPLTQEELDGIKSLNDRLSMQDVEDVYIPLCHLIHLYMKEAESLNLSKGLFLHRYVKTPPFIIGIAGSVAVGKSTTARLVQTLLSRLFPRRNVQLITTDGFLYPNQVLAQKGIMDRKGFPESYDMERLIQFLNEVKSGKNSIQVPVYSHNVYDIIPDEFELIEQPDILIVEGINTLQLPQNQQIYVSDFFDFSLFVDAKPELIEQWYLERFEQLLDTAFLDPTNYYYQFAIGDRKKAVKMAESVWQNVNLKNLEEYILPTRSRADIILHKTNHHLIDEIYLRKY